In one Culex quinquefasciatus strain JHB chromosome 2, VPISU_Cqui_1.0_pri_paternal, whole genome shotgun sequence genomic region, the following are encoded:
- the LOC119767600 gene encoding zinc transporter 10-like codes for MEVPVPAVGVLEAPAGVGKDVDLSPAVVKAGVKVKGQQQRENSLRNTFGWARIDVLTMLVVCIFLASFCFSAVVEALQTLSHIHHQDAMHFPIPVLILGALGIVLNGFCYLLIGGYTYHQGSFLYITSSGNVVLDRVVSGDGIRKGERRLSGSRKHVAGMNYDVPKRQSVREMMRDVCSTVFVIICSMIVHYTNEDEDTSKFVDPLCSILSCVVLMTLSYPYMKESGMILLQTIPDTIDIEIFERTMLKTFPDIVSVHDLHIWQLSSNKYVSTAHVIFENPKVYSVINDQLIDFFHDMGINQVTIQPEFASKQPVLPLLAAPPVSATSAQDTAAVKDTCLMQCRGAGCLDRHCCNRIVDKDQAKKSDQLTAVVTSGHSSCHGHSHSHPEGSEQIPMEVQKPAPDVPPTDSVLKESKEEESSPAEIHVTSSSCATTSECGHTH; via the exons ATGGAGGTTCCCGTTCCGGCGGTGGGCGTTCTGGAGGCGCCAGCCGGCGTGGGAAAAGACGTCGACCTCAGTCCGGCGGTCGTGAAGGCCGGCGTCAAGGTGAAGGGCCAACAGCAGCGCGAAAACAGCCTCCGGAACACGTTCGGTTGGGCGCGCATCGACGTGCTGACCATGCTGGTCGTGTGCATCTTCCTGGCCTCGTTCTGCTTCTCGGCGGTCGTCGAAGCGCTGCAGACGTTGTCCCACATTCACCACCAGGACGCGATGCACTTTCCGATTCCGGTGTTGATCTTGGGCGCGCTGGGGATCGTCCTGAACGGGTTCTGCTACCTGTTGATCGGAGGGTACACGTACCACCAGGGCAGCTTCCTGTACATAACTTCCAGTGGGAACGTCGTGCTGGACCGGGTGGTGTCCGGCGATGGCATTAGAAAAGGCGAGCGGCGGCTGTCCGGGTCGCGAAAGCACGTGGCCGGCATGAACTACGATGTGCCCAAGCGACAGAGCGTCCGCGAGATGATGCGAGATGTGTGCA GTACGGTCTTTGTGATTATCTGCTCGATGATTGTGCACTACACCAACGAGGACGAGGACACGTCCAAGTTTGTCGATCCGCTGTGCTCGATTCTGTCCTGCGTGGTGCTGATGACGCTGAGCTATCCGTACA TGAAGGAATCTGGCATGATCCTGCTGCAGACCATCCCGGACACGATCGACATCGAGATCTTCGAGCGCACGATGCTCAAAACCTTCCCGGACATCGTGAGCGTGCACGATCTGCACATCTGGCAGCTCAGCTCGAACAAGTACGTCTCGACGGCGCACGTGATCTTCGAGAACCCCAAG GTCTACTCCGTGATTAACGACCAGCTGATTGACTTTTTCCACGACATGGGCATCAACCAGGTCACGATCCAGCCGGAATTCGCCTCCAAGCAGCCGGTTCTGCCTCTGTTGGCCGCTCCCCCGGTGAGTGCGACCAGCGCCCAGGACACCGCCGCGGTCAAGGACACGTGTCTGATGCAGTGCCGCGGTGCGGGTTGTCTCGATCGGCACTGCTGCAATCGTATCGTGGACAAGGACCAAGCGAAAAAGTCCGACCAGTTGACGGCCGTCGTGACGAGTGGTCACTCGTCCTGCCATGGCCACTCCCACTCCCACCCGGAAGGATCGGAGCAGATTCCGATGGAAGTGCAGAAGCCGGCTCCGGATGTTCCCCCAACCGACTCAGTGTTAAAAGAGAGCAAGGAAGAAGAATCAAGCCCAGCTGAAATCCACGTGACCTCCTCCTCCTGCGCCACCACAAGCGAATGTGGCCACACCCACTAG